One window from the genome of Deltaproteobacteria bacterium encodes:
- a CDS encoding response regulator: MRILVIDDEPSVRELLSVTLMEEGYEVVEAADGEAGMRLFRENPADLVITDLIMPEKEGIETIMDLRRNFPDVKIIAMSGGGIIHAEDYLGMARGVGAHCVFEKPFGVSDLLKAVHQLLDLSDES; encoded by the coding sequence ATGCGTATTCTGGTCATTGATGACGAGCCTTCGGTCCGGGAACTCTTGTCCGTCACGCTGATGGAGGAGGGATACGAGGTGGTCGAGGCGGCCGACGGTGAGGCAGGGATGAGACTCTTTCGAGAAAACCCGGCGGATCTGGTGATTACGGACCTCATCATGCCGGAAAAAGAGGGCATAGAGACCATTATGGATCTGCGTCGCAACTTTCCTGACGTCAAGATCATCGCCATGTCCGGGGGGGGTATTATTCACGCTGAAGACTATCTGGGCATGGCCCGGGGCGTAGGCGCCCACTGCGTATTTGAAAAACCGTTTGGCGTGAGTGATTTGCTGAAGGCGGTGCATCAGCTTTTGGATTTGTCCGATGAATCGTGA
- a CDS encoding UxaA family hydrolase has product MTIDAIMIKETDNVATALRDIQPGEEVTLGKREEKRRFRVEGSIPYGHKFAVRDIQQGEDILKYGFLQLGGDSARLAAEGGHCQGRFQWSFRRSLNRLALTS; this is encoded by the coding sequence ATGACGATTGACGCAATTATGATAAAAGAGACCGATAATGTCGCCACCGCTCTGCGGGATATCCAGCCCGGGGAAGAGGTGACCCTCGGCAAAAGGGAAGAGAAGAGACGATTCCGGGTAGAGGGATCCATCCCCTATGGCCATAAATTTGCGGTAAGAGACATCCAGCAGGGAGAGGATATTCTTAAATACGGCTTTTTGCAGTTGGGCGGAGATTCGGCAAGGCTTGCCGCTGAAGGCGGGCATTGCCAAGGCCGTTTTCAGTGGTCTTTTCGAAGATCCTTGAACCGCTTGGCCTTGACCTCATAG